A part of Arachis hypogaea cultivar Tifrunner chromosome 12, arahy.Tifrunner.gnm2.J5K5, whole genome shotgun sequence genomic DNA contains:
- the LOC112727883 gene encoding protein transport protein yos1 → MGFWTLLEGFLLFANALAILNEDRFLARRGWTLAEMTGPQRNSLKGQVLGLIYACQFLRLPLIVLNIIIIIVKLFSG, encoded by the coding sequence ATGGGGTTTTGGACCTTGTTGGAAGGTTTTCTTCTCTTTGCAAATGCATTGGCAATACTAAATGAAGATAGGTTCCTTGCTAGAAGAGGGTGGACATTGGCAGAAATGACAGGCCCTCAGAGGAATTCCCTTAAAGGACAAGTCTTGGGACTCATATATGCATGTCAATTTTTAAGACTCCCCCTTATAGTTTTGAATATCATAATTATTATAGTGAAGCTCTTCTCTGGATGA